Proteins encoded by one window of Candidatus Paceibacterota bacterium:
- a CDS encoding matrixin family metalloprotease, whose product MNKIINSIITIILLVVLGYSAYEYTRTPCDTVLEYSIGRFDTNFGVSQIQFKNYVAQSELAWEKEVGKELFKYNPEAKFKINLIYDERQKATILKQRTESGLDAAETTLQSLDARLALFKSEYDRQVKAFDVMKENLDTLSNEYEKQVEYWNSHGGAPKGEYEKLEAMRQSINTSVSQINNEASSINSMAKQLNTIVEERNTAAKNYNKAAESYNSAYGDRAEFNQAEYTGKEINVYQFDSSVGLIMAMTHEFGHALDMDHVENSESIMYYLRDSDNTFSSPILTEEDKAELRKACRL is encoded by the coding sequence ATGAACAAGATTATAAATTCTATAATAACAATTATTTTGCTCGTGGTACTGGGGTATTCGGCCTATGAATATACTCGTACACCTTGCGATACCGTACTCGAATATTCTATAGGTAGGTTCGATACCAATTTTGGTGTCAGTCAAATTCAGTTTAAAAATTATGTAGCACAGTCGGAACTAGCTTGGGAAAAAGAAGTAGGTAAAGAACTTTTCAAATACAACCCCGAAGCCAAATTTAAAATCAATTTGATTTATGATGAAAGGCAAAAGGCAACTATACTGAAACAAAGAACAGAATCAGGTCTCGATGCGGCTGAAACGACCTTGCAATCCCTCGATGCTCGTTTAGCTTTATTTAAATCAGAGTACGATAGGCAAGTGAAAGCTTTTGATGTGATGAAAGAAAATTTGGATACTCTGTCTAATGAATACGAAAAGCAAGTAGAGTATTGGAACTCTCATGGTGGCGCCCCGAAGGGGGAGTACGAAAAATTAGAGGCTATGAGGCAGAGTATCAATACTTCCGTCTCTCAAATTAATAACGAGGCTAGCTCTATAAACAGTATGGCTAAGCAACTCAATACTATTGTCGAGGAGCGCAATACTGCGGCCAAGAATTATAATAAAGCGGCTGAAAGTTACAATTCTGCTTACGGCGATAGAGCCGAATTTAATCAGGCGGAATACACCGGTAAAGAAATAAATGTTTACCAATTTGATAGTTCAGTCGGGCTTATCATGGCTATGACTCATGAGTTTGGCCATGCACTAGATATGGATCATGTCGAGAATTCAGAATCCATCATGTATTACCTTCGTGATAGCGACAACACTTTTTCCAGTCCTATTTTGACGGAGGAAGACAAGGCTGAGCTTAGAAAAGCTTGTAGATTATAA
- a CDS encoding peptide chain release factor-like protein, which translates to MEKEEIQKKIEQLEAEMQASDFWADKDKAQGKIKELQALKDELSGVGKYDKGDAVMTIFSGAGGDDAEDFSRILLEMYLKFFERKGFVFSIVHQNHNDHGGFRNVTLEINAPHSASPFGRASRGFGPYGTLKNESGVHRLVRISPFNANAKRHTSFSMVEVIPKFEKTSEIELSPDDLKVELSRSSGPGGQNVNKRETAVRVVHEPTGLAVHVDSERSQAQNKEQAINILKGKIFKMLEEKRITNEKGMYISKTTKVEWGNQIRSYVLHPYKMVKDHRTLVETSNVEKVLEEGEIDEFIEAEKGL; encoded by the coding sequence ATGGAAAAAGAAGAAATACAAAAAAAGATAGAGCAATTGGAAGCTGAGATGCAAGCGTCTGATTTTTGGGCTGATAAAGATAAGGCCCAGGGAAAAATAAAAGAATTGCAGGCACTGAAAGATGAACTCTCTGGGGTCGGTAAATATGATAAAGGCGATGCGGTGATGACTATTTTTTCTGGAGCTGGGGGAGACGATGCGGAGGATTTTTCACGCATACTTCTTGAGATGTATTTAAAATTCTTTGAAAGAAAAGGTTTTGTTTTTTCTATCGTTCATCAAAATCATAATGATCATGGGGGGTTTAGGAATGTTACTTTGGAAATAAATGCTCCCCACTCCGCATCTCCCTTCGGTCGAGCTTCGCGGGGCTTCGGTCCCTACGGGACCTTGAAAAACGAATCGGGAGTACATCGGCTCGTGCGCATCTCTCCATTCAATGCTAACGCCAAGAGGCATACCAGTTTCTCGATGGTGGAAGTTATTCCCAAATTCGAAAAAACCAGCGAGATAGAGCTCTCTCCTGATGATTTGAAAGTAGAATTATCACGCTCCTCTGGCCCTGGAGGCCAGAATGTAAACAAAAGGGAAACTGCAGTACGGGTTGTGCATGAGCCGACAGGCCTCGCCGTGCACGTCGATTCAGAGCGTAGTCAGGCGCAAAATAAAGAACAAGCTATAAATATTTTAAAAGGAAAAATTTTCAAGATGTTGGAGGAGAAGCGTATTACTAATGAAAAAGGGATGTATATTTCTAAAACAACCAAAGTAGAGTGGGGCAACCAAATACGTTCCTATGTCCTGCATCCATATAAAATGGTGAAGGATCATCGTACTCTAGTCGAAACCAGTAATGTAGAGAAGGTGCTTGAGGAGGGTGAAATAGATGAATTTATAGAGGCAGAGAAAGGATTGTAA
- a CDS encoding VTT domain-containing protein, with the protein MRNKYYKILDYTWAIIAILIFIASIKFLSDGTLGEKVVTMGLWAPLVIFLLKISTLVFAPLGGTPLYVVSGAVYGNLYGFLICFAGDVVGSALCFFISKRWGMRAVKFFAGNSNINKIEKMLSILHNTKSFIKARVAFFTIPELLAYAAGLTRMNFWKFMLLQIPLYIPSGFVLVFLGSTIAVFTTRYAIFLSLFAIILASLGIWTLAKDYRKIEGL; encoded by the coding sequence ATGCGAAATAAATACTATAAAATACTTGATTACACTTGGGCGATAATAGCTATATTGATTTTTATTGCCTCAATAAAGTTTTTGAGCGATGGCACTCTGGGTGAAAAAGTAGTCACTATGGGCTTGTGGGCACCACTTGTCATCTTCCTCCTCAAAATTTCTACTCTAGTGTTTGCTCCGCTTGGAGGCACTCCGCTTTATGTAGTTTCTGGAGCAGTATACGGCAACTTATACGGGTTCTTGATTTGTTTTGCTGGCGATGTCGTCGGCTCGGCCCTATGCTTTTTCATTAGTAAAAGATGGGGTATGCGAGCAGTGAAGTTTTTTGCAGGCAATTCAAATATAAATAAAATAGAAAAAATGCTAAGCATTTTGCACAATACCAAGTCTTTCATCAAAGCTCGAGTGGCTTTCTTTACTATTCCCGAACTTTTGGCATATGCTGCCGGTCTTACTCGTATGAATTTCTGGAAATTTATGTTACTTCAAATTCCACTTTACATTCCAAGCGGTTTTGTACTGGTATTTTTAGGTTCTACTATCGCAGTGTTTACCACGAGGTATGCCATATTTCTTTCTCTTTTTGCAATAATCCTCGCTTCGCTTGGTATTTGGACTTTAGCCAAAGATTATAGGAAGATAGAGGGGTTATGA
- a CDS encoding methyltransferase domain-containing protein: MDQDSILQKFGADYVVDEDTYKMGVHHILADKIAKRFSSHKFCLDTCLGAGFMTIAIAKCVDKVIGVDIDPLHLDQAKQNAKTASVEDKVEFFEGDVLEVIDKIGEFDSAFLDPDWAKVGEGKENHVLELSQMMPRADFLLDKVFEKTKNVCLRLPKEFDLNKLENLPPHESESIYQDGKLKFYCIYFGDLSAEY, translated from the coding sequence AATTTTACAGAAGTTTGGGGCGGATTATGTTGTCGATGAGGATACTTACAAAATGGGTGTCCATCATATTTTGGCAGATAAAATTGCTAAAAGATTCTCTAGCCATAAATTTTGCTTAGATACTTGCTTAGGTGCTGGATTTATGACCATAGCTATCGCTAAATGTGTTGATAAGGTCATTGGGGTAGATATAGACCCACTACATTTAGACCAAGCAAAACAAAATGCAAAGACTGCTTCAGTGGAAGATAAAGTAGAGTTTTTTGAAGGAGATGTTCTTGAAGTCATAGATAAAATCGGAGAATTTGATTCAGCATTTCTTGATCCAGATTGGGCTAAAGTAGGAGAGGGGAAAGAAAACCATGTTTTAGAGCTTTCTCAAATGATGCCACGAGCCGATTTTCTTTTGGATAAAGTATTTGAGAAGACAAAGAATGTCTGTTTGAGATTGCCTAAAGAATTTGATTTGAATAAATTAGAAAATTTACCTCCTCACGAATCAGAATCGATATATCAAGATGGTAAACTAAAATTTTACTGTATTTATTTCGGAGATTTGAGTGCTGAATATTGA
- a CDS encoding AAA family ATPase, with product MKIIGVVGQPSGGKDTVAEYIGSKGFVHISSGDYIREDMKALGLPLDRTSMSTFVAQKRKEEGNEYPVRKIADSLTTNTVIAGMRNTAEINLFKEKFGEDFIIVAVEAPIESRYEWAKLRGRASDHISFERFKEEEEKERANNSGAHEVDSVIKMADHTIINDSTKEALFQKVESLLKSIG from the coding sequence ATGAAAATAATCGGAGTGGTGGGGCAGCCTTCGGGAGGCAAGGATACGGTGGCGGAATATATTGGGAGTAAAGGTTTTGTGCATATATCGAGTGGCGACTATATAAGGGAGGACATGAAAGCTCTCGGTTTACCTCTCGATCGGACGAGTATGAGCACTTTTGTCGCTCAAAAGAGGAAAGAGGAGGGTAATGAATATCCGGTCAGAAAAATTGCCGATTCTCTTACTACAAATACTGTTATCGCTGGTATGCGAAATACCGCTGAGATCAATTTATTTAAAGAAAAGTTTGGTGAAGATTTTATTATTGTCGCTGTCGAAGCTCCTATCGAATCAAGATATGAATGGGCCAAACTACGAGGTAGAGCTAGTGATCACATTTCATTTGAGCGTTTTAAAGAAGAGGAGGAAAAGGAAAGGGCGAATAATTCTGGAGCTCACGAAGTCGATAGTGTCATCAAAATGGCCGATCACACAATAATAAACGATTCCACTAAAGAAGCCTTATTTCAAAAAGTGGAGAGTTTGCTTAAAAGTATTGGTTAG